A genomic segment from Bradyrhizobium sp. CB1015 encodes:
- a CDS encoding acetyl-CoA C-acyltransferase, translated as MAEAADPIVIVSAARTPLGRFMGELSPLPAHRLGSHVIGAALERAKLAPEKVDEVFMGCVLPAGQGQAPARQAARSAGLPDATGATTVNKVCGSGMKAAMLAHDIIRAGSADIVVSGGMESMSNAPYLLAKARAGYRVGHDRIIDHMMMDGLEDAYETGRSMGDFGEATAEAYQFTRKDQDAYAMETLSRARKAVEGGAFKAEIAPITLTEKAGPRVIANDEHPLKVDPAKIPGLKPAFRANGTITPAASSANADGAAALVLTKRSLADRGGLPVLAEIKGHATHSQEPQWFTTAPIPAIRRLLEKVGWAASDVDLFEINEAFAVVAMAAQRDLGIPREKLNVNGGACALGHPIGATGARLIVTLLHALEANNLKRGIAALCIGGGEATAIAVERLAS; from the coding sequence ATGGCCGAAGCCGCCGATCCCATCGTCATCGTCTCCGCCGCACGCACCCCGCTCGGCCGCTTCATGGGCGAATTGTCGCCGCTCCCTGCGCACAGGCTCGGCTCACACGTGATCGGTGCGGCGCTGGAGCGCGCCAAGCTTGCGCCCGAGAAGGTCGACGAGGTCTTCATGGGCTGCGTGCTGCCGGCCGGCCAAGGCCAGGCGCCGGCGCGGCAGGCGGCGCGAAGCGCCGGTTTGCCCGATGCCACCGGCGCGACCACCGTCAACAAGGTCTGCGGTTCCGGCATGAAAGCGGCCATGCTGGCGCACGACATCATCCGCGCCGGCTCGGCCGACATCGTCGTCTCCGGCGGCATGGAGAGCATGAGCAACGCGCCCTATCTGCTGGCCAAGGCGCGCGCCGGCTATCGCGTCGGCCATGACCGCATCATCGACCACATGATGATGGACGGCCTGGAGGACGCCTACGAGACCGGCCGGTCCATGGGCGATTTCGGCGAGGCCACGGCGGAAGCCTATCAATTCACCCGCAAGGACCAGGACGCCTATGCGATGGAGACGCTCAGCCGCGCCCGCAAGGCCGTCGAGGGCGGCGCGTTCAAGGCCGAGATCGCGCCGATCACGCTGACCGAAAAGGCCGGACCGCGCGTGATCGCCAATGACGAGCATCCGCTGAAGGTCGACCCCGCCAAGATCCCCGGATTGAAGCCGGCATTCCGTGCCAACGGCACCATCACGCCGGCCGCCTCCTCCGCCAATGCCGATGGCGCCGCCGCGCTGGTTCTGACGAAGCGCTCGCTTGCCGACCGGGGCGGCCTGCCTGTTCTCGCCGAGATCAAGGGCCACGCCACCCACAGCCAGGAGCCGCAATGGTTCACCACGGCGCCGATCCCGGCGATCCGCAGGCTGCTCGAGAAGGTCGGCTGGGCTGCGTCCGATGTCGACCTGTTCGAGATCAACGAGGCTTTTGCGGTGGTGGCGATGGCGGCGCAGCGCGATCTCGGCATTCCCCGCGAGAAGCTCAACGTCAACGGCGGCGCCTGCGCGCTGGGCCACCCGATCGGCGCCACCGGCGCGCGGCTGATCGTGACGCTGCTGCATGCGCTGGAGGCCAACAACCTCAAGCGCGGCATCGCCGCACTCTGCATCGGAGGCGGCGAAGCCACCGCCATCGCGGTCGAGCGGCTCGCGTCGTAA
- a CDS encoding enoyl-CoA hydratase, producing MEMLNHHCGITRDVRSVVHVVICNAGPLNILGSPVTDAVREGLQQLASDRSIRVVVLRGQSEKSLIGGADIKEMAGLDQTSAEAFISRLRDLCEAVRAFPAPVIARMPGWCLGGGLEVAAACDFRIAAHDAHFGMPEVRVGIPSVIHAALLPRLIGWARARWLVMTAENIDAATALAWGLIDKVAPEGGLDAEVEHVVTTLLACGPEALRSQKALLRRWEELPLTESVNLSVKVFGESFLTDEPTRLMGAFVKRKR from the coding sequence ATGGAAATGCTCAACCACCATTGCGGCATCACGCGCGATGTGCGCAGCGTCGTTCATGTCGTCATCTGCAACGCCGGCCCGCTCAACATTCTCGGCTCGCCGGTGACCGACGCCGTGCGCGAAGGCCTGCAGCAGCTCGCATCCGATCGCAGCATCCGCGTTGTGGTGCTGCGCGGCCAGAGCGAGAAGAGCCTGATCGGCGGGGCCGACATCAAGGAGATGGCCGGGCTCGACCAGACATCCGCCGAAGCCTTCATCAGCCGCCTGCGCGATCTCTGCGAAGCGGTGCGCGCCTTCCCGGCCCCGGTCATCGCACGCATGCCGGGCTGGTGCCTCGGCGGCGGGCTGGAAGTGGCCGCGGCCTGCGACTTCCGCATCGCCGCGCACGATGCCCATTTCGGCATGCCGGAGGTGCGTGTCGGCATCCCCTCGGTGATCCACGCCGCGCTGTTGCCGCGCCTGATCGGCTGGGCCCGCGCGCGCTGGTTGGTGATGACGGCGGAGAACATCGACGCAGCCACTGCGCTCGCCTGGGGCCTGATCGACAAGGTCGCACCGGAGGGCGGGCTGGACGCCGAGGTCGAGCACGTCGTGACGACGCTGCTCGCATGCGGCCCCGAAGCGCTGCGCTCGCAGAAGGCGTTGCTGCGGCGATGGGAAGAGCTGCCTCTGACCGAGTCGGTGAATTTGAGCGTGAAAGTGTTCGGCGAGTCGTTTCTGACGGACGAGCCGACGCGGCTGATGGGCGCGTTTGTGAAGCGGAAGCGGTAG
- a CDS encoding TAXI family TRAP transporter solute-binding subunit, which translates to MLRGLLVLAPALVAGISFASTRYSFAEDIKLPATLTFTAYDTGTAGFNIAVGVGKMMKDKYGTDVRVLPAGNDVARLAPLRAKRAASAAMGSGTYFAQEGVFEFGSKEWGPQPLQTLLSTVDCNCASLAVAADTGVKELKDLKGKRVGFVVGSPALNQNSLAVLAFAGLSKNDVKAVEFASYGAMWKGLINNDVDAAFGTTITGPAKEAETSPRGLIWPPLSAKDKEGWARMQKVGSFFFPQLATCGAGISPEKPVELGNYPYPIFVAYASQPADQVYAITKAMIVNYDAYKDSAPGAGGLAADRQTKNWVVPVHPGAVKALKEAGQWSDAQEAHNNQLFKRQEALAAAWAEYGKSNPPSDDKAFLDGWMKARAAALAKAGMPNGFEE; encoded by the coding sequence ATGCTTCGTGGGCTGCTCGTGCTCGCGCCTGCCCTGGTGGCGGGCATTTCTTTTGCGTCTACACGCTATTCGTTCGCCGAAGACATCAAGCTGCCGGCGACATTGACGTTCACCGCCTATGACACCGGCACCGCCGGCTTCAACATCGCGGTCGGCGTCGGCAAGATGATGAAGGACAAATACGGCACCGACGTGCGCGTGCTGCCCGCAGGCAACGACGTCGCCCGCCTCGCGCCGCTGCGCGCCAAGCGCGCGGCTTCCGCAGCGATGGGATCGGGCACCTACTTTGCGCAGGAAGGCGTATTCGAGTTCGGCTCGAAGGAATGGGGGCCGCAACCGCTGCAGACCCTGCTCTCGACCGTCGACTGCAATTGCGCCTCGCTCGCGGTGGCCGCCGACACCGGCGTGAAGGAGCTGAAGGACCTCAAGGGCAAGCGCGTCGGCTTCGTGGTCGGCTCGCCCGCGCTGAACCAGAACTCGCTCGCGGTGCTCGCCTTCGCCGGGCTGAGCAAGAACGACGTCAAAGCCGTCGAGTTCGCGAGCTACGGCGCGATGTGGAAGGGCCTGATCAACAACGACGTCGATGCCGCCTTCGGCACCACCATCACCGGTCCCGCCAAGGAGGCCGAGACTTCGCCGCGCGGCCTGATCTGGCCGCCGCTGTCCGCCAAGGACAAGGAAGGCTGGGCGCGGATGCAGAAGGTCGGCTCGTTCTTCTTCCCACAACTCGCCACCTGCGGCGCCGGCATCTCGCCGGAGAAGCCGGTCGAGCTTGGCAATTATCCCTACCCGATCTTCGTCGCTTACGCCTCGCAACCGGCCGACCAGGTCTATGCGATCACCAAGGCGATGATCGTCAATTACGACGCCTACAAGGATTCCGCGCCCGGCGCCGGCGGGCTCGCGGCCGATCGCCAGACCAAGAACTGGGTGGTGCCGGTGCATCCCGGTGCGGTGAAGGCGCTGAAAGAGGCCGGCCAATGGAGCGACGCGCAGGAGGCGCACAACAACCAGCTGTTCAAGCGTCAGGAGGCGCTGGCCGCCGCGTGGGCGGAATACGGCAAGTCCAATCCGCCGTCGGACGACAAGGCGTTCCTCGACGGCTGGATGAAGGCACGCGCCGCGGCGCTGGCGAAAGCCGGCATGCCGAATGGGTTCGAGGAATAG
- a CDS encoding IS110 family transposase: MMAQNDRIVVGIDVAKGKVDACIRPLSQRQTFPSTAEGHRKLVAWLRKHKVAKAVMEASGGYERDWARVLRQAGIEVRIVDPKRVRSFARSAGRLAKNDTIDAEMIAWFAETFDEVLDQIHDAARDELAALVKARKALIDLRTRLQSQNEHAVPGAVQKAHARVLKGLDIETAKIEDAITATIKATPAFAKRAEIIESVPGLGDVASAVLLAGLPELGTVREEVAAALLGAAPYDDDSGKRRGERHIKGGRRWVRNALYMPCIGAATQSNPVLKAYYERLIAKGKLKKVAVIACMRKLIVILNTMIARGEKWDPARYALR; the protein is encoded by the coding sequence ATGATGGCACAAAACGATCGCATTGTCGTCGGTATCGATGTGGCCAAGGGCAAGGTGGATGCATGCATCCGCCCGTTGTCGCAACGGCAAACGTTCCCGAGCACCGCAGAGGGGCACCGCAAACTGGTGGCCTGGCTGCGCAAGCACAAAGTAGCCAAGGCGGTGATGGAGGCATCCGGCGGCTATGAGCGGGACTGGGCCAGGGTGCTGCGTCAGGCTGGCATCGAGGTGCGGATTGTCGATCCCAAGCGCGTGCGCAGCTTCGCCCGATCGGCCGGACGGCTCGCCAAGAACGATACGATCGACGCGGAGATGATCGCCTGGTTCGCCGAGACGTTCGACGAAGTATTGGACCAGATCCACGATGCCGCACGCGACGAGCTGGCGGCACTGGTCAAAGCGCGCAAAGCCCTGATTGATCTGAGGACCCGCCTGCAAAGCCAGAACGAACATGCGGTGCCGGGAGCGGTTCAGAAAGCCCACGCTCGCGTCTTGAAGGGCCTCGACATCGAGACGGCCAAGATCGAGGACGCCATCACCGCCACGATCAAGGCCACACCGGCATTTGCCAAACGCGCCGAGATCATCGAGAGCGTGCCGGGTCTCGGCGATGTGGCCTCTGCGGTCCTCCTTGCGGGCCTCCCAGAGCTCGGGACGGTGCGCGAGGAGGTCGCTGCCGCGTTGTTGGGAGCCGCTCCTTATGACGACGACAGCGGCAAACGGCGTGGTGAGCGCCACATCAAGGGCGGTCGGCGCTGGGTCCGCAACGCCCTCTACATGCCCTGTATCGGCGCAGCCACCCAGAGCAACCCGGTGCTCAAGGCCTACTATGAACGGCTGATCGCCAAGGGAAAGCTGAAGAAGGTTGCAGTGATTGCCTGCATGCGCAAGCTGATCGTCATTCTCAACACGATGATTGCACGCGGCGAGAAATGGGATCCCGCCCGCTACGCGTTGCGGTGA
- a CDS encoding biotin/lipoyl-containing protein, with protein sequence MPEIKIITEVAGRICATPVQVGGTVADGDDVVVVEAMKMEIPVPSPANGTITSLLVKVDDVVAEGQAIAIVAS encoded by the coding sequence ATGCCAGAAATTAAGATCATCACGGAGGTCGCGGGACGCATCTGCGCAACTCCCGTGCAAGTTGGAGGAACCGTTGCGGATGGCGATGACGTTGTGGTGGTCGAAGCGATGAAGATGGAGATCCCGGTGCCCTCACCCGCGAACGGCACCATCACATCGCTTCTGGTGAAGGTCGACGACGTCGTTGCGGAGGGACAGGCGATCGCGATCGTCGCGAGTTAG
- a CDS encoding MFS transporter, which yields MVSNWLAAALSRRNIHYGWVMVGVTFLAALISAGTVGAPGVFIVPLQKEFGWSTAEISSALSIRFILFGLMAPFAAALLNRYGLRNVTLAAQLIVVSALVLSLGMTEVWQLIALWGVVIGIGTGMTALVLGATIATRWFAARRGLVVGIMTASVATGQLVFLPLLASLTERFGWRLALGFVCIMLGVSALAVLLAMRDRPSDVGLRPFGDEGTEPLPAPPVSHGSITGVALGTLRDASTSMAFWILFATFFVCGASTNGLVQVHLIPMCLDFGIPQVQAASLLAAMGIFDFFGTIMSGWLSDRYDNRWLLFWYYGLRGLSLIFLPFSDFSFYGLSVFAMFYGLDWIATVPPTVRLTAQKFGPERANLVFGWIFAGHQLGAGTAAFGAGFSRTAYQSYLPAFFIAGALCVFAALIVLALSRQPKLQPAAA from the coding sequence ATGGTCTCCAACTGGCTCGCGGCAGCACTGTCCCGCCGCAATATCCATTACGGCTGGGTGATGGTCGGCGTGACCTTCCTCGCCGCGCTGATCAGCGCGGGCACAGTCGGCGCGCCCGGCGTGTTCATCGTTCCGCTGCAGAAGGAGTTCGGCTGGAGCACAGCGGAGATTTCCTCTGCGCTGTCGATCCGCTTCATCCTGTTCGGGCTGATGGCGCCGTTCGCGGCCGCCCTGCTCAACCGCTATGGCCTGCGCAACGTCACGCTGGCCGCCCAGCTGATCGTGGTCTCGGCGCTCGTGCTCTCGCTCGGCATGACCGAGGTCTGGCAACTCATCGCCCTGTGGGGCGTGGTGATCGGCATCGGCACCGGCATGACCGCACTGGTGCTCGGCGCCACCATCGCCACGCGCTGGTTCGCGGCAAGGCGCGGCCTCGTCGTCGGCATCATGACCGCGAGCGTTGCCACCGGCCAGCTCGTGTTCCTGCCGCTGCTCGCAAGCCTCACCGAACGCTTCGGCTGGCGTCTCGCGCTCGGCTTCGTCTGCATCATGCTCGGCGTCTCCGCACTGGCCGTGCTGCTCGCGATGCGTGACCGCCCCAGCGACGTCGGCCTGCGGCCGTTCGGCGACGAGGGCACCGAGCCTTTGCCGGCACCGCCGGTCAGCCACGGCTCGATCACGGGCGTTGCGCTCGGCACGCTGCGCGATGCCTCGACGTCGATGGCGTTCTGGATCCTGTTCGCGACCTTCTTCGTCTGCGGCGCCTCCACCAACGGTCTCGTGCAGGTTCACCTGATCCCGATGTGCCTCGATTTCGGCATCCCGCAGGTGCAGGCGGCGAGCCTGCTGGCGGCAATGGGCATCTTCGACTTCTTCGGCACGATCATGTCGGGCTGGCTGTCGGACCGCTATGACAATCGCTGGCTCCTGTTCTGGTACTACGGCCTGCGCGGGCTCTCGCTGATCTTCCTGCCATTCAGCGATTTCTCCTTCTACGGCCTCTCGGTCTTCGCGATGTTCTATGGTCTCGACTGGATCGCGACGGTGCCGCCGACGGTGCGGCTCACCGCGCAAAAGTTCGGACCCGAGCGCGCCAATCTGGTGTTCGGCTGGATCTTCGCCGGCCATCAGCTCGGTGCCGGCACCGCGGCGTTCGGCGCAGGCTTCTCGCGCACGGCCTACCAGAGCTACCTGCCCGCCTTCTTCATCGCCGGCGCGCTCTGCGTGTTCGCGGCCTTGATCGTGCTGGCGCTGTCGCGGCAGCCGAAACTGCAGCCGGCGGCGGCTTAA
- a CDS encoding PaaI family thioesterase — protein MTGNDQLDLFSPTQRRERVVDWQVPAPVARAAMGLSGMDAMLGIRDGGLPPPPFAKLIGFIMAVVEPGRIVMELEPREDLENTVGLLHGATAAALLDTAMGCAISTRLEAGQSSVTLDLKLTYLRPLSVRSGLISAEGKIIKLGRQTSYTEGFVRDGKGALAVHATATFSMIPMS, from the coding sequence ATGACTGGTAATGATCAACTCGACCTGTTTTCGCCCACGCAACGGCGCGAACGCGTGGTGGACTGGCAGGTGCCTGCGCCGGTCGCGCGGGCGGCCATGGGGCTTTCGGGCATGGATGCCATGCTGGGCATCCGTGACGGCGGGCTGCCGCCGCCGCCCTTCGCAAAGCTGATCGGGTTCATCATGGCCGTGGTCGAGCCGGGCCGGATCGTCATGGAACTGGAGCCGCGCGAGGATCTTGAAAACACCGTCGGTCTTCTCCACGGCGCGACCGCAGCGGCGCTGCTCGATACGGCCATGGGATGCGCCATCTCGACCCGGCTCGAGGCCGGACAAAGTTCGGTGACCCTCGATCTGAAGCTGACGTATCTGCGCCCGCTGTCGGTTCGCTCGGGGCTGATCTCGGCCGAGGGCAAGATCATCAAGCTGGGGCGCCAGACCAGCTATACCGAGGGTTTCGTCCGCGACGGCAAGGGGGCGCTCGCCGTCCATGCGACGGCAACCTTTTCCATGATCCCGATGTCTTAA
- a CDS encoding acyl-CoA carboxylase subunit beta yields the protein MNWKPELDELARREAFAREMGGVDKVKRQHDQGRLTVRERIDKLIDQGSFHEIGAVSGIGEYDSSGDLKKLTPANCVFGRARVDGRTLVVVGDDFTVRGGSADASISAKPLMAEEMAHDFRLPIVRIIEGSGGGGSVKTIETKGAANLPGGIGGTRWYRFTTENLSRVPVVALGLGSVAGLGAARLAASHYSIMTRKSAMFVAGPPVVKALGQDLSKEELGGADIQTRAGAVDHAVDTEEEAFACARRFLSYLPSSVYELPPTLPCTDNPERSDEALMNAVPRNRKQVYKMRPIIESVVDKGSFFEVAKNFGKPIIVGLARLEGRAVLLLASDSFHYGGSWTADACQKVVRWVDFAETFHLPIVYLMDCPGFMIGLDAEKAATIRHGVRAMAAVNQTTVPWCTVILRNAFGVAGVVHQPADRFSIRYAWPSAYWGSLPLEGGIEAAYRADIDAAEDKAAKLKEIEERLNKLRSPFRSAEKFWVEEIIDPRKTRSLLCEFARLAEPLRKVGPPENFSIRP from the coding sequence ATGAACTGGAAGCCGGAACTCGACGAGCTCGCCCGGCGCGAAGCCTTCGCGCGGGAGATGGGCGGCGTTGACAAGGTCAAGCGACAGCATGACCAGGGCCGGCTGACTGTTCGGGAGCGTATCGACAAGCTGATCGACCAAGGCAGCTTTCACGAGATCGGTGCCGTTTCCGGCATCGGTGAGTACGATTCCAGCGGCGATCTGAAGAAGCTCACGCCGGCCAATTGCGTGTTCGGCCGCGCGCGCGTCGACGGCCGCACATTGGTCGTGGTCGGTGACGATTTCACCGTGCGCGGCGGCTCGGCGGATGCATCGATCTCCGCCAAGCCGCTCATGGCTGAGGAGATGGCGCACGATTTCCGTCTGCCCATCGTCCGCATCATCGAAGGCTCCGGCGGCGGCGGCTCGGTCAAGACCATCGAGACCAAGGGCGCGGCCAATCTGCCGGGCGGCATCGGCGGCACGCGCTGGTATCGCTTCACGACCGAGAACCTCTCGCGCGTGCCGGTGGTCGCACTCGGTCTCGGCTCGGTGGCCGGCCTGGGGGCCGCGCGTCTTGCCGCCAGCCACTATTCCATCATGACGCGGAAGTCCGCGATGTTCGTCGCGGGGCCGCCGGTGGTGAAGGCGCTGGGCCAGGACCTCTCGAAGGAGGAGCTCGGCGGCGCCGATATCCAGACCCGCGCCGGCGCGGTCGATCATGCCGTCGACACCGAGGAGGAGGCGTTCGCCTGCGCGCGGCGCTTTCTGTCCTACCTGCCGTCATCGGTCTACGAGCTGCCGCCGACCTTGCCCTGCACCGACAACCCCGAGCGCAGCGACGAAGCGCTGATGAATGCGGTGCCGCGCAACCGCAAGCAGGTCTACAAGATGCGGCCGATCATCGAGTCCGTCGTCGACAAGGGCTCGTTCTTCGAGGTCGCCAAGAACTTCGGCAAGCCCATCATCGTGGGTCTCGCGCGGCTCGAGGGCCGGGCGGTGCTGCTGCTCGCCAGCGACAGCTTCCACTATGGCGGATCCTGGACGGCAGATGCCTGCCAGAAGGTGGTGCGCTGGGTCGACTTCGCCGAAACCTTCCACCTGCCGATCGTCTATCTCATGGATTGTCCCGGCTTCATGATCGGCCTCGATGCGGAGAAGGCGGCCACCATCCGCCATGGCGTGCGCGCCATGGCGGCGGTGAACCAGACCACTGTGCCCTGGTGCACCGTGATCCTGCGCAACGCCTTCGGTGTCGCCGGTGTCGTGCATCAGCCGGCCGACCGCTTCTCGATCCGCTACGCCTGGCCGTCGGCCTATTGGGGCTCGCTCCCGCTCGAAGGCGGCATCGAAGCCGCCTACCGCGCCGACATCGACGCGGCCGAGGACAAGGCGGCCAAGCTGAAGGAGATCGAGGAGCGCCTCAACAAGCTCCGCTCGCCGTTCCGCTCGGCCGAAAAATTCTGGGTCGAGGAGATCATCGATCCCCGCAAGACGCGCTCGCTGCTGTGCGAGTTCGCGCGCCTCGCCGAGCCGCTGCGCAAGGTGGGGCCGCCGGAGAACTTTTCGATCAGGCCCTAG
- a CDS encoding IclR family transcriptional regulator encodes MGRRSERLIRQGALAGEAGEGDVIQVVSRAFDVLRCFEGHEARLGNLEISNRCGLPRSTVSRLTHTLTRMGQLVYLPRDQKYRIGPSAVAMSASMMKGAQLRSMIRQRLQEVAEQLPGTVGFVVPDRFHLVYLQFARSPTALGLHEGTGSRISMASTAAGAAYTAALAPEVGDAFVADMEREAPEAAKILKPRIEANRQMLRERGYVVACGLWSPHINGLAVPIWSPQYQTFVVITIGLLSAMYDEQRLHDEVAPLMLALGRSLGSLMEGAEGDAFNNRISRKPVAMAVHNNNKPIHSEGVNELEAGTRRARPARSLRAGDGRR; translated from the coding sequence ATGGGACGACGTTCGGAGCGGTTGATCAGGCAAGGTGCGCTCGCTGGTGAAGCCGGTGAGGGTGATGTGATCCAGGTGGTGTCGCGCGCGTTCGACGTGTTGCGATGCTTCGAGGGTCACGAGGCGCGACTCGGCAATCTCGAGATTTCAAATCGCTGCGGTCTGCCGCGTTCGACGGTATCGCGACTCACGCACACGCTGACCCGCATGGGCCAGCTCGTGTATCTTCCGCGCGATCAAAAGTATCGCATCGGCCCGAGCGCGGTGGCGATGAGCGCTTCGATGATGAAGGGCGCGCAGCTGCGCAGCATGATTCGCCAGCGGCTGCAGGAAGTCGCCGAGCAGTTGCCGGGCACGGTCGGCTTCGTCGTCCCCGACCGCTTCCATCTCGTCTATCTCCAATTCGCGCGTTCGCCGACTGCGCTCGGCTTGCACGAGGGCACCGGCAGCCGCATCTCGATGGCCTCGACCGCCGCAGGCGCGGCCTACACCGCGGCGCTGGCGCCGGAAGTGGGCGATGCCTTCGTCGCGGACATGGAGCGCGAAGCGCCCGAGGCGGCCAAGATTCTCAAGCCCCGCATCGAGGCCAACCGGCAGATGCTGCGCGAGCGCGGATATGTCGTGGCTTGCGGCCTCTGGAGCCCGCACATCAACGGCCTCGCGGTGCCGATCTGGTCGCCGCAATACCAGACCTTCGTGGTCATCACGATCGGCCTTCTGTCGGCGATGTATGACGAGCAGCGTCTGCATGACGAAGTCGCACCGCTGATGCTCGCGCTCGGCCGCTCGCTCGGCAGCCTGATGGAAGGGGCGGAAGGCGACGCCTTCAACAACCGTATCTCGCGCAAGCCGGTCGCCATGGCCGTGCACAACAATAACAAGCCGATCCATTCGGAGGGAGTGAATGAACTGGAAGCCGGAACTCGACGAGCTCGCCCGGCGCGAAGCCTTCGCGCGGGAGATGGGCGGCGTTGA
- a CDS encoding FAD-binding oxidoreductase, giving the protein MPAAFPASPPVIPTAPVTAEMRDALRAIVGEKGLIEDEHGKQPFVTDWRGLLVGSAGAVVRPGSTEEVSKVVRLCHEHGVAIVPQGGNTGLMGGATPWPAHTGIVLSLGRMNRVLEVDPVGYSMTVEAGCVLQTLQETASRHDRFLPLSLGAQGSCMIGGNLSTNAGGVQVLRYGNARNLVLGLEVVLPSGEVWDGLRALKKDNTGYDLKHLFMGAEGTLGIITKAVLKLWPARKDVCTAWLAVRDPRAALEILSEAHAASEDNVGSCELLSRAAIDLSLRHIPGTQDPLKADTAWYLLLEWSSARPRQDGTEGMSGKMEQFLADQLEAGRVLDATIAHTVAQSRNMWRIREAMAEASRAEGPGISFDVSVAISGIPAFIDKGLKAVLDILPTIRPYPLGHIGDGNLHFSFMGPKGMDQQTLNQYTAAITRAVNDLVTSMGGSISAEHGIGMDKLDELSHYRSKTELDIMRTIKRALDPQNIMNPGKVLRL; this is encoded by the coding sequence ATGCCGGCTGCCTTCCCAGCGTCCCCACCCGTCATCCCAACCGCTCCCGTGACCGCCGAGATGCGCGATGCCTTGCGCGCGATCGTCGGCGAGAAGGGCCTGATCGAGGACGAACACGGCAAGCAGCCGTTCGTAACGGATTGGCGGGGATTGCTGGTCGGCAGCGCCGGCGCCGTCGTTCGCCCTGGCAGCACCGAGGAGGTCTCGAAAGTGGTCCGGCTCTGCCATGAGCATGGCGTCGCGATCGTGCCGCAGGGCGGCAACACCGGCCTGATGGGCGGGGCGACGCCCTGGCCTGCGCACACCGGAATCGTGCTGTCGCTCGGCCGCATGAACCGCGTGCTGGAGGTCGATCCCGTCGGCTATTCGATGACGGTCGAGGCCGGCTGCGTGTTGCAGACGCTGCAGGAGACCGCAAGCCGGCACGACCGCTTCCTGCCGCTCAGCCTCGGTGCCCAGGGCTCCTGCATGATCGGCGGCAACCTCTCGACCAACGCCGGCGGCGTGCAGGTGCTGCGCTACGGCAATGCCCGTAATCTCGTGCTCGGGCTCGAGGTCGTGCTGCCGAGTGGCGAGGTCTGGGACGGATTGCGCGCGCTCAAGAAGGACAACACCGGCTACGACCTCAAGCACCTGTTCATGGGCGCCGAGGGGACGCTGGGCATCATCACCAAGGCCGTGCTCAAGCTGTGGCCGGCACGCAAGGATGTCTGCACGGCGTGGCTGGCGGTCCGCGATCCCCGCGCGGCGCTGGAAATCCTGTCCGAGGCGCACGCGGCATCCGAGGACAATGTCGGCTCCTGCGAGCTGCTCAGCCGGGCCGCCATCGACCTTTCCCTGCGCCACATTCCCGGCACGCAGGATCCGCTGAAGGCGGACACGGCCTGGTATCTGCTGCTGGAATGGTCGTCGGCGCGCCCGCGCCAGGACGGAACCGAGGGCATGTCCGGCAAGATGGAACAGTTTCTCGCCGATCAACTCGAGGCCGGCCGCGTGCTGGATGCGACGATCGCGCACACGGTCGCTCAATCGCGCAACATGTGGCGTATCCGCGAAGCCATGGCGGAGGCCTCACGCGCCGAAGGACCTGGGATCAGTTTCGACGTGTCGGTGGCGATCTCGGGGATTCCGGCGTTCATCGACAAGGGCCTCAAGGCCGTGCTCGACATTCTCCCGACCATCCGGCCCTATCCGCTCGGGCACATCGGCGACGGCAATCTGCACTTTTCGTTCATGGGGCCGAAGGGCATGGACCAGCAGACGCTAAACCAATACACGGCCGCCATCACGCGCGCCGTGAACGATCTCGTCACCTCCATGGGCGGCTCGATCTCGGCTGAGCACGGCATCGGCATGGACAAGCTCGACGAGCTCAGCCACTACCGCTCCAAGACCGAGCTCGACATCATGCGCACCATCAAACGCGCGCTCGATCCGCAGAACATCATGAATCCCGGCAAGGTGCTCCGGCTGTGA